From the Roseiconus lacunae genome, one window contains:
- a CDS encoding GntP family permease yields MNIWWIVALAITVVLVCILRFRLHAFVTLLLAGLLVASLTDSESLRQHAEQEVAAERFTAKEAESFSHSSSVKRLSTEFGNTVGRIGILIALASVIGGLLSESGAANTIVQRILAVTGPKRAPEALALSSFVIGIPVFFDTVFYLMVPLARSMRKAVGKNYVLFILAILAGGSIAHSLIPPTPGPLQVAEILHIDVGVVLIAGLSIGFLSSTLSLASARVINHFVDVPLRTDATDFEGQSTPDDQADAGADDADFDSAATANRRVGPGLIAALLPIMVPVVLITAGSVIRYLLDAGKLETGGITDALLFIGDKNIAIAIGLAMAFHLVRFVAPERRQSLVSRSLASAGNIILITAAGGAFGKMLYFAGIATAVSDLVDTNAGLVLLPVAFLVTTAIRTLQGSATVAMITAAGVLQGFATSENLPFHPVYLAMAIGAGSKPVSWMTDSAFWVITRMSGMTESEGLKVISPMSTAMGLSALLVTVLAAWLVPAV; encoded by the coding sequence ATGAATATTTGGTGGATCGTCGCGCTCGCGATTACCGTCGTCCTTGTCTGTATCCTGCGTTTTCGCTTGCATGCCTTTGTGACTCTGTTACTCGCAGGGTTGCTCGTTGCGTCTTTAACCGACTCGGAATCACTGCGGCAACACGCCGAACAAGAAGTCGCGGCGGAACGCTTCACCGCCAAAGAAGCTGAGTCATTCTCGCACAGTAGCTCTGTCAAACGCCTGTCGACCGAATTCGGCAACACCGTCGGTCGAATCGGCATCCTCATTGCCTTAGCCAGCGTGATCGGCGGATTGCTCAGCGAATCAGGAGCCGCGAATACCATCGTGCAACGGATCCTTGCGGTCACCGGCCCCAAACGGGCTCCCGAGGCGCTAGCCCTCAGTTCGTTCGTGATCGGCATCCCGGTGTTTTTTGATACCGTGTTTTACCTGATGGTGCCACTAGCCCGGTCGATGCGTAAGGCGGTCGGAAAAAACTACGTGCTCTTCATCCTTGCCATCCTCGCCGGTGGTTCGATCGCACACTCATTGATTCCGCCAACACCGGGACCTCTGCAAGTCGCGGAAATATTGCACATCGACGTCGGCGTCGTCTTAATCGCAGGGCTCTCGATTGGCTTTCTCAGCAGCACCCTATCGCTCGCGTCGGCGAGAGTGATCAATCACTTCGTCGACGTACCGCTGCGGACCGACGCGACCGACTTCGAAGGGCAGTCGACGCCGGATGACCAAGCGGACGCAGGGGCGGACGATGCTGATTTTGATTCTGCTGCGACGGCAAACCGCAGGGTTGGCCCCGGCTTGATCGCCGCGTTGCTGCCGATAATGGTCCCCGTTGTGTTGATCACCGCAGGTAGCGTGATCCGGTATCTGCTCGACGCAGGAAAACTGGAGACCGGGGGCATCACCGACGCTCTTTTGTTTATCGGTGATAAAAATATCGCTATCGCAATTGGGTTGGCGATGGCATTTCATTTGGTTCGCTTTGTTGCCCCCGAGCGTCGACAAAGCTTGGTTAGTCGCTCGCTGGCTTCGGCCGGCAACATCATCCTGATCACCGCCGCAGGTGGTGCGTTTGGGAAGATGCTTTACTTTGCCGGGATCGCGACCGCCGTCAGTGACCTCGTCGATACAAACGCTGGTCTGGTGTTGCTACCGGTCGCATTTTTAGTCACAACCGCGATCCGCACGTTACAGGGATCGGCGACGGTGGCGATGATCACCGCCGCCGGAGTGTTGCAAGGGTTCGCCACGAGCGAAAACTTGCCTTTCCATCCCGTTTACTTGGCAATGGCGATCGGGGCGGGAAGCAAACCGGTTTCCTGGATGACCGATAGTGCCTTTTGGGTGATCACGCGAATGAGCGGGATGACTGAATCGGAAGGCTTGAAAGTCATCTCACCGATGAGCACCGCGATGGGATTGTCAGCGCTGCTGGTGACCGTCCTCGCTGCCTGGTTGGTCCCGGCGGTCTAG